A single window of Arcobacter venerupis DNA harbors:
- a CDS encoding Do family serine endopeptidase encodes MKKKLLIISTLIATQLFAKTIDFEIMDSNPTRTSPNSTNEILSFNNSIKNSVHSIVNISAKRHVNDSIDNLPLQMFNDPFFKRFFGDQFGNQFKQNRIQRSLGSGVVISKDGYIVTNNHVIENAEEITVTIGDETTEYNGKLVGRDADSDIAVIKIDSKTPLLPIKIADSNSLLVGDVIFAIGNPFGIGSTVTQGIISALNKNKVGINRYENYIQTDASINPGNSGGALVDSRGALIGINTAIITKSGGNNGIGFAIPVAMVKDVVEKLVADGKVTRGYLGVAIADLDNDSLKVYKRQEGALVLDISADTPAAKGGLKRGDLIYAINGRLVKDKTSLQNTIASFKPDEKVKIQAERDGKDIDLNIVLGDRTTSLDATTPTAQVNNNIFLGGLKLSIIDAETQKQFRLSADTSGILITDVEVKSKAEKAGFQAGDIIVQIEDIEIKNFANVESALKKYPNKYKRVYINRYGQTILFIIQ; translated from the coding sequence GTGAAGAAAAAACTTCTAATCATTTCAACATTAATTGCAACTCAATTGTTCGCAAAAACAATTGACTTTGAAATAATGGACTCAAATCCTACAAGAACATCTCCAAATTCAACAAATGAAATTTTATCTTTTAATAATAGTATTAAAAATTCTGTTCATTCAATTGTTAATATTTCTGCAAAAAGACATGTGAATGACAGTATAGATAATCTTCCTTTGCAAATGTTTAATGATCCATTTTTCAAAAGATTTTTCGGTGATCAATTTGGGAACCAATTTAAACAAAATAGAATTCAAAGATCTTTAGGTTCAGGTGTAGTAATCTCAAAAGATGGCTACATTGTAACTAATAATCATGTTATTGAAAATGCAGAAGAAATTACTGTAACTATTGGCGATGAAACAACAGAATATAATGGAAAACTTGTTGGTCGTGATGCTGATAGTGATATAGCTGTTATAAAAATCGACTCGAAAACACCTCTTTTACCTATAAAAATTGCAGATTCTAACTCTTTATTAGTTGGGGATGTTATTTTTGCTATAGGGAATCCCTTTGGAATAGGAAGTACTGTTACTCAAGGTATTATTTCAGCTTTAAATAAAAATAAAGTAGGAATAAACAGATACGAAAATTATATTCAAACGGATGCTTCTATAAATCCTGGAAATTCTGGTGGTGCTTTAGTTGATTCAAGAGGTGCATTAATTGGTATAAATACTGCCATTATCACAAAAAGTGGTGGAAATAATGGAATTGGTTTTGCCATTCCAGTTGCTATGGTAAAAGATGTTGTTGAAAAATTAGTTGCTGATGGTAAAGTAACAAGAGGTTATTTAGGTGTTGCAATTGCTGATTTAGATAATGACTCTTTAAAAGTTTACAAACGACAAGAAGGTGCATTAGTTTTAGATATTTCAGCAGATACTCCAGCTGCTAAAGGTGGATTAAAAAGAGGTGACTTAATTTATGCAATAAATGGTAGATTAGTTAAAGATAAAACTTCTTTACAAAATACAATTGCATCTTTTAAGCCAGATGAAAAAGTAAAAATCCAAGCAGAAAGAGATGGAAAAGATATTGATTTAAATATTGTTTTAGGTGATAGAACAACATCATTAGATGCAACTACTCCAACAGCACAAGTAAATAATAATATTTTTCTTGGAGGATTAAAATTAAGTATAATTGATGCTGAAACTCAAAAACAATTTAGATTATCAGCTGACACAAGTGGAATATTAATTACAGATGTTGAAGTAAAATCTAAAGCTGAAAAAGCAGGTTTTCAAGCAGGAGATATTATTGTTCAAATAGAAGATATTGAGATAAAAAACTTTGCAAATGTTGAATCAGCATTGAAGAAATATCCAAATAAATACAAAAGAGTGTATATAAATAGATATGGCCAAACTATTTTATTTATCATTCAATAA
- a CDS encoding response regulator transcription factor, with the protein MIKVLMIEDDIELAQIITDYLKSFDIEVTNTDSPYNGLSMLSVHKDYQLIILDLTLPEIDGLELIPKIREKSDIPIIISSARDDILDKVMGLERGADDYLPKPYNPRELQARIKTILKRVDTNNEPKKPEHNSLFEVREDDMQILFQNTALTLTLAEYDILKLLVQRNHGVVAREDFIYASDNIEDDSSLKNIDVIISRIRTKLAKIDENNSHIKSVRGIGYQLI; encoded by the coding sequence ATTATTAAAGTACTAATGATAGAAGATGATATTGAACTAGCTCAAATCATCACCGATTACCTAAAATCGTTTGACATAGAAGTTACGAACACTGATAGTCCATATAATGGACTATCAATGCTTAGTGTACATAAGGATTATCAACTTATTATATTAGATTTAACTCTTCCTGAAATTGATGGACTAGAATTAATCCCAAAAATTAGAGAAAAATCTGATATTCCAATTATTATTAGCTCAGCTCGTGATGACATTTTGGATAAAGTTATGGGATTAGAACGAGGCGCTGATGATTATCTTCCAAAACCTTATAACCCAAGAGAACTTCAAGCTAGAATTAAAACTATTCTAAAAAGAGTTGATACAAACAATGAGCCTAAAAAGCCTGAACATAATTCACTTTTTGAAGTGAGAGAAGATGATATGCAAATATTATTTCAAAATACAGCATTAACATTAACACTCGCAGAATATGATATTTTGAAATTATTAGTTCAAAGAAATCATGGAGTTGTTGCAAGGGAAGATTTTATTTATGCTAGTGATAATATTGAAGATGATTCATCTTTAAAAAATATTGATGTAATAATTTCAAGAATTAGAACAAAATTAGCAAAAATCGATGAAAACAACTCTCATATAAAATCAGTAAGAGGTATTGGATATCAGTTAATATGA
- a CDS encoding ArsS family sensor histidine kinase, with product MIKNISISTFVNIIFSLAFLSIFITFAMFLNYDQQKHEVSLQNRYELIAENFLSTFQNQPTAESLITLFKKFKVKPIEERERKLEIIKNAQELTITQNYLGTYRVYKYDDNYFIYVQQHGYNLMLKDADAHNYSIAFIIAGFIISILTFLILYEILKRKLKPLKLLNKQLIEFSNGNKDIKLNYTSSDEVGTIAKSFNEAISIINNQSKSKDLFMRNMMHELKTPITKAMFIAETLESEKTRETLQRAFKRMDDIIKELATVEKLTSKNTMIYKEKKSFSSIFNRTVEIMMVNHDHIVVEFTDFDFDVDNSMMPIALKNLIDNAVKFSPNKKAIIKANEEKIEIISLGEQLKHELSYYTEAFSQEEKRSDGFGLGLYIVKTIVNLHGFKLEYKYESGRNYFIINMKSSTKSIKESKENLITTKALN from the coding sequence ATGATAAAAAATATCTCTATTTCTACTTTTGTAAATATTATATTTTCATTAGCTTTTCTCTCTATTTTTATAACATTTGCAATGTTTCTAAATTATGACCAACAAAAGCACGAAGTATCTTTGCAAAATAGATATGAGTTAATCGCTGAAAACTTTTTAAGTACTTTCCAAAATCAACCAACTGCTGAATCCCTTATAACTCTTTTTAAAAAATTTAAAGTAAAACCCATTGAAGAAAGAGAACGAAAATTAGAGATTATAAAAAATGCTCAAGAGCTAACAATAACACAGAATTATTTAGGAACTTATAGAGTTTATAAATATGATGATAACTATTTCATTTACGTGCAACAACATGGCTATAATCTGATGCTAAAAGATGCCGATGCTCATAATTATAGTATTGCTTTTATAATTGCTGGATTTATAATATCAATTTTAACTTTTTTGATTTTATATGAAATTTTAAAAAGAAAATTAAAACCTCTTAAACTTTTAAATAAACAACTCATTGAGTTTTCAAATGGAAATAAAGATATTAAACTAAACTACACAAGTAGTGATGAAGTAGGAACTATTGCAAAAAGCTTTAATGAAGCTATAAGTATCATAAATAATCAATCAAAATCAAAAGATTTATTTATGAGAAATATGATGCATGAGTTAAAAACTCCAATAACAAAAGCAATGTTTATAGCTGAAACACTAGAGAGTGAAAAAACACGAGAAACTCTTCAAAGAGCTTTTAAAAGAATGGATGATATTATAAAAGAGTTAGCAACGGTAGAAAAACTAACATCAAAAAATACAATGATTTATAAAGAGAAAAAGTCTTTTTCAAGCATATTTAATAGAACTGTGGAAATTATGATGGTAAATCATGACCATATAGTTGTTGAATTTACTGATTTTGATTTTGATGTTGATAACTCTATGATGCCAATTGCTTTAAAAAATCTTATTGATAATGCAGTAAAATTTTCTCCTAATAAAAAAGCTATCATAAAAGCGAATGAAGAAAAAATTGAAATAATCTCTTTAGGTGAACAACTAAAACATGAACTTTCATATTACACAGAAGCTTTCTCTCAAGAAGAAAAAAGAAGTGATGGTTTCGGATTGGGACTTTATATTGTAAAAACAATTGTAAATTTACATGGATTTAAACTTGAATATAAATATGAGAGTGGAAGAAATTATTTTATCATCAATATGAAAAGCTCAACTAAAAGTATAAAAGAATCTAAAGAGAATTTAATTACAACAAAAGCGCTCAATTAA